The Vibrio mangrovi genome includes a region encoding these proteins:
- the vxrA gene encoding sensor histidine kinase VxrA, giving the protein MILKRFMLLFVSIIPYAYADSLPTRIDHFISLFRYDEALVSYDLRKIEAEYATRLITPESMLPQTFQYPLKDIQQLYALANQCTGNLPLSPLTTEPLVFTRAMCKGTKLPLRWFARSSLIHPGGGTYAARYVKKYPEFFDELKVYMHIQERPEAPQDSLLGRLQRMDSESVTSLISGDSMFSEQNELWLRKGDQYYVFPESIWKNNAEEAGLVFTYVNTDDSTCFVQRGNLCWAEEDQSDILRYILVGLVVVNVLLVISWFVYRWNSKRLELRSRMLILQILTHELRTPIASLSLTVEGFRREFERLPETVYDEFRRLCEDSRRLRQLAEASKDYLQSDTKPLAVDWVPSVAEWLQFKIEEEFESPIHFSINQDIAAKLNVYWLGTCIDNLLRNAIKYGVAPVQLDVTTSSHMVTFKVIDQGMLTQGDWRQLRKPFVSKSGLGLGLTIVESMVGRMGGKMSLVGPPTTFILEIPCETDVASC; this is encoded by the coding sequence ATGATATTAAAACGATTCATGTTGTTATTCGTGTCTATAATACCATATGCATATGCGGACTCTTTACCGACAAGAATCGATCACTTTATTTCCCTGTTCCGCTACGACGAAGCGTTAGTTTCCTATGATTTACGTAAAATAGAAGCAGAATATGCAACAAGATTGATTACGCCGGAGTCTATGTTGCCTCAGACATTTCAATATCCTTTAAAAGATATTCAACAGCTTTATGCTCTGGCAAATCAGTGTACCGGAAACTTACCCTTGAGCCCTTTAACAACTGAACCTCTGGTTTTTACCCGGGCGATGTGTAAGGGAACAAAGCTCCCGCTTCGCTGGTTTGCCAGAAGTTCTCTGATTCATCCGGGTGGGGGAACATATGCGGCCCGTTATGTGAAGAAATATCCTGAGTTTTTTGATGAACTCAAAGTTTATATGCATATTCAGGAGCGTCCTGAAGCGCCGCAAGATAGTTTATTAGGACGTCTGCAACGTATGGACAGTGAGTCGGTGACCTCTTTAATTTCAGGTGACTCGATGTTCAGTGAGCAAAATGAGCTCTGGTTAAGAAAAGGCGATCAATATTATGTTTTTCCGGAGAGTATCTGGAAAAACAATGCTGAGGAAGCCGGGTTGGTGTTTACCTATGTCAATACGGATGACTCGACCTGCTTTGTTCAGCGAGGTAATTTATGTTGGGCTGAGGAAGATCAATCGGATATTTTACGTTATATCCTGGTTGGTCTCGTCGTTGTCAACGTTTTGCTGGTGATTAGCTGGTTTGTCTATCGCTGGAATTCAAAACGGCTTGAACTGAGAAGCCGTATGTTGATCTTACAGATCTTGACACATGAATTGCGGACACCAATAGCTAGTTTGTCTCTGACTGTTGAAGGATTTCGGCGAGAGTTTGAACGACTTCCGGAAACTGTTTACGATGAGTTCAGGCGATTATGTGAGGATTCTCGTCGTCTAAGACAATTGGCAGAAGCCAGTAAAGATTATTTACAGTCGGATACAAAGCCATTGGCTGTCGATTGGGTGCCATCGGTTGCCGAGTGGTTACAGTTTAAAATAGAGGAAGAATTTGAGTCACCCATTCATTTTTCAATCAATCAGGATATTGCTGCAAAATTAAATGTCTATTGGTTGGGAACTTGTATTGATAATTTGCTAAGAAATGCAATTAAATATGGTGTTGCTCCAGTGCAGCTGGATGTGACGACTTCAAGTCATATGGTTACGTTTAAAGTAATCGATCAAGGCATGCTGACTCAGGGAGATTGGCGTCAGTTGCGTAAACCCTTCGTCAGTAAAAGTGGTTTAGGACTTGGTTTAACAATTGTAGAATCTATGGTTGGGAGAATGGGAGGCAAGATGTCTCTGGTCGGGCCACCAACAACATTTATTTTGGAGATACCCTGTGAAACAGACGTTGCTTCTTGTTGA
- the vxrB gene encoding response regulator transcription factor VxrB: MKQTLLLVEDDKNLADGLLVSLEQAGYNCLHAERISEVKQYWDQADLVILDRQLPDGDSVEHLADWKNIKDVPVILLTALVTVKDKVAGLDSGANDYLTKPFAEAELFARIRAQLRSPDGQQDDTKVVTTELTIDKATREVHYKGELITLTRTEFDLLLFLASNLGRVFTRDELLDHVWGYNHFPTTRTVDTHVLQLRQKLPGLEIETLRGVGYKMKA; this comes from the coding sequence GTGAAACAGACGTTGCTTCTTGTTGAAGATGATAAAAACTTGGCTGATGGCTTACTGGTAAGTCTGGAACAAGCCGGATATAACTGTTTGCATGCAGAGAGAATATCGGAAGTTAAACAATATTGGGATCAGGCTGATTTAGTGATTTTAGACAGACAGCTTCCTGACGGTGATTCGGTTGAACATTTGGCCGACTGGAAAAATATTAAAGACGTACCTGTCATACTGCTAACGGCATTAGTGACGGTCAAAGATAAAGTGGCAGGACTTGATTCCGGAGCAAATGATTATTTAACCAAACCATTTGCAGAAGCGGAACTGTTTGCCAGAATCAGAGCGCAGTTACGTTCTCCTGACGGTCAGCAGGATGATACCAAAGTTGTCACGACAGAATTAACAATTGATAAAGCGACCCGGGAAGTTCACTACAAGGGCGAATTAATTACTTTGACGCGAACTGAGTTTGATTTGCTCTTGTTCCTGGCTAGTAACTTAGGCAGGGTCTTTACCCGGGATGAGTTATTGGATCATGTATGGGGCTACAATCATTTCCCAACGACCAGAACTGTAGATACACATGTTCTTCAGTTAAGACAGAAACTCCCCGGATTGGAAATAGAGACGTTGCGGGGTGTCGGCTATAAAATGAAAGCCTGA
- a CDS encoding DUF2861 family protein — MKKKSLFLLGVLLCTPGYHVYADWFEQNTPLTQAHEHLLENDLPKMFSSLVEVWQSPNGNHLRNHLNDLLLQSLNADCGKSLDRTPFPDWIKSLAVRRVEIQSPGRDAFQLLVDLVTTSQIKEVSFTRWIDHSISLDSSFSQINRDVVTDDERTYVKRYNLNNRLPMGLYRLIVSRKNGESWSSWVILDNPKTYHTIHWRSKEQWNVEKTAIPNPYCPLPKMRVSVYSYDDGKYSEVWKQTYESNYPTQLPANTLEPDRYVLAVSMNHQRWQGPITIEQSQVISKTYDVSLEE; from the coding sequence ATGAAGAAAAAAAGCCTCTTCTTGCTGGGAGTACTGTTATGTACTCCCGGTTATCATGTTTATGCCGACTGGTTTGAACAAAATACGCCGTTAACTCAGGCTCATGAACATTTACTCGAAAATGATTTACCTAAAATGTTCAGTTCTTTGGTTGAAGTATGGCAGAGCCCCAATGGAAATCACCTCAGAAATCATCTGAATGATCTGTTGTTGCAATCGCTGAATGCTGATTGTGGGAAGAGTCTGGATCGTACGCCTTTTCCTGACTGGATTAAATCATTAGCTGTCCGGCGGGTTGAAATTCAAAGTCCGGGGCGTGATGCATTTCAGCTCTTAGTTGATTTAGTGACAACGTCACAAATAAAAGAAGTCTCATTTACACGCTGGATAGACCATTCTATCTCCCTTGACAGCTCTTTCTCTCAGATTAATCGTGACGTTGTCACTGATGATGAACGTACTTATGTTAAACGATATAATTTGAATAACCGTCTTCCGATGGGGCTTTATCGTTTAATTGTTTCCAGAAAAAACGGTGAGTCATGGAGTTCTTGGGTGATCTTAGATAACCCTAAGACTTATCACACCATTCACTGGCGTTCAAAGGAACAATGGAATGTAGAAAAAACAGCAATTCCTAATCCTTACTGCCCGTTACCTAAGATGAGAGTTTCCGTATACAGCTACGATGATGGTAAATACTCGGAAGTTTGGAAGCAAACCTATGAGTCCAATTATCCCACTCAGTTACCGGCAAATACATTAGAGCCGGATCGGTATGTGCTGGCCGTATCGATGAATCATCAGCGATGGCAGGGACCAATTACTATTGAGCAATCTCAAGTAATCAGTAAAACATATGATGTTTCACTAGAGGAATAG
- a CDS encoding conjugal transfer protein TraF, whose translation MDIKLKYLIPSLLVVSSGSMAASYAVEARGDAMGGTGVVSANYLTAPFYNPAIVAIYRRNDDAGMILPSFGLTYNDPDDISNTIDDISDLVKQVEGGDLSRVGELQSQLDALDGGELKADIGGAVAIGIPNQYIAMNLFGKAYAETYITPSISTGGATTLDNAQNSTIDAVSVAVTEVGLSLAKYQTFLGQHIAMGISPKLQRVYTYVYEASLQNYDLSDIDANSTGETIFNIDAGFLWFYGPLRVGFAATNLVSRDITTKQVASSIAGKADLQYDYQLRPLYTVGVGLIGDYASISVDYDLNEEERYTGFNDNTQMLRVGGEIDILRQLKLRAGYKKNLAYSNSDGTYTAGIGLSLLGLFELDAAVSYTNTHAKGAYVNFLSTY comes from the coding sequence ATGGATATAAAACTAAAATACCTGATTCCTTCACTACTTGTCGTTTCATCCGGGAGTATGGCTGCTTCCTACGCTGTTGAAGCCCGGGGAGATGCGATGGGAGGAACAGGGGTTGTTTCAGCCAATTACCTTACTGCTCCTTTCTATAATCCTGCCATTGTTGCGATCTATCGTAGAAATGATGATGCGGGGATGATACTTCCCAGTTTTGGCCTGACCTATAATGATCCTGATGACATTTCTAATACAATTGATGACATTAGTGATTTAGTTAAGCAGGTTGAAGGCGGAGATCTTTCAAGAGTCGGAGAACTTCAGAGCCAGTTAGATGCTTTAGATGGTGGCGAATTGAAAGCTGACATTGGTGGCGCTGTAGCGATAGGAATTCCCAATCAGTATATTGCGATGAACCTGTTTGGAAAAGCTTATGCTGAAACCTACATTACACCATCGATCTCAACCGGTGGAGCAACAACGCTTGATAATGCTCAGAATAGTACAATTGATGCTGTTTCTGTAGCTGTCACGGAAGTTGGCCTTTCTTTGGCAAAATATCAGACATTCCTGGGGCAACACATTGCGATGGGGATATCTCCGAAGCTACAACGGGTTTATACATATGTATATGAGGCCAGCCTGCAGAATTATGATCTCAGCGATATTGATGCAAACAGTACCGGTGAAACAATCTTTAATATAGATGCTGGTTTTCTGTGGTTCTATGGCCCGCTCAGAGTTGGCTTTGCTGCAACGAATTTAGTTTCCCGGGATATTACGACAAAGCAGGTTGCTTCTAGTATTGCCGGTAAAGCAGACCTTCAGTATGACTATCAATTAAGACCTCTATACACTGTTGGCGTCGGCTTGATTGGAGATTATGCATCCATCAGTGTTGACTATGATCTGAATGAAGAAGAACGTTACACTGGTTTCAATGATAATACGCAGATGCTCCGTGTCGGAGGAGAGATTGATATTCTGCGCCAACTTAAACTTCGGGCCGGCTACAAGAAAAATCTTGCTTATAGTAACTCAGACGGAACCTATACAGCAGGGATTGGACTTTCTCTCCTTGGCTTATTTGAGCTTGATGCTGCAGTGAGTTATACCAATACACATGCGAAAGGCGCTTATGTGAACTTTCTATCGACATACTAA